The following coding sequences are from one uncultured Desulfobacter sp. window:
- a CDS encoding glycosyltransferase translates to MSYQRPPMSYTKILYIVHSLNLGGTERLAADMSIALKNRFDMHVLCLDEPGLWADQVRDQGIPVTALYRQPGLDMRLPGMIAGYAKANQIDLYHAHQCTPWFYAGLSRLIYSSPQLLFEEHGRLYPEVLNKKRRLFNQLILQHLTHKAVAVSQDVKKRLYTYEGLNKNKTDVVYNGTSPAQPGSMEKRKSIRKQFGFKESDIVAGSIGRLDPIKNYALFINGVAQARKTNPNLKGIIIGDGPLMEDLTQHVKEQNLENSFMLPGYHPNAASLVGIMDLFVLPSFSEGTSMALLESMAAGIPSIVTNVGGNPEIVVHGQTGWTITSNDLRAMTTALKTATDDKDLRQHTGLKAQARFKEKFTFETMLTNYIKIYRNLCSSS, encoded by the coding sequence ATGAGCTATCAGCGACCCCCTATGAGCTATACAAAAATATTATACATAGTACATTCATTAAACCTCGGCGGAACAGAACGCCTTGCTGCAGACATGAGCATTGCACTCAAAAACCGATTTGACATGCATGTCCTCTGTCTGGACGAACCGGGCTTATGGGCAGACCAGGTTCGGGACCAGGGAATACCTGTTACAGCCTTATACAGGCAGCCGGGACTGGATATGCGGCTGCCCGGCATGATTGCCGGATACGCCAAAGCAAACCAGATAGATCTGTATCATGCCCATCAATGCACACCTTGGTTTTATGCCGGTCTCTCAAGACTGATATATTCGTCGCCCCAATTATTATTTGAAGAACATGGCAGACTTTATCCTGAGGTATTGAACAAAAAAAGGCGGTTATTCAATCAACTGATTCTCCAACACCTCACCCATAAAGCCGTAGCTGTTTCCCAGGACGTAAAAAAGAGACTGTATACTTACGAAGGGCTTAATAAAAACAAAACCGACGTAGTTTATAATGGGACAAGCCCTGCCCAGCCCGGCTCCATGGAGAAACGAAAATCGATTAGAAAACAGTTCGGGTTTAAAGAGAGCGATATTGTAGCCGGCTCAATAGGGCGACTGGACCCTATTAAAAATTATGCATTATTTATTAATGGAGTGGCACAGGCCCGAAAAACAAATCCAAATTTAAAAGGCATTATTATTGGTGACGGCCCTTTGATGGAGGACTTAACACAACATGTTAAGGAACAAAATCTTGAGAACTCATTCATGTTGCCGGGATATCATCCCAATGCAGCCTCCCTGGTAGGAATCATGGATCTGTTCGTACTACCAAGCTTTTCAGAAGGCACATCCATGGCGCTGCTGGAGTCCATGGCAGCCGGCATCCCCTCCATAGTGACGAACGTAGGCGGAAACCCTGAAATCGTCGTCCATGGCCAGACCGGTTGGACCATCACATCCAACGATTTAAGGGCAATGACTACTGCACTCAAAACCGCAACAGATGATAAAGACTTACGTCAACATACAGGTCTAAAGGCCCAAGCAAGATTCAAAGAAAAATTCACCTTTGAAACAATGCTCACCAATTACATCAAAATTTACAGGAATCTTTGTAGTAGCTCATAG
- a CDS encoding TIGR03087 family PEP-CTERM/XrtA system glycosyltransferase — MKKKLLYICHRVPYPPNKGDKIRTFNEIKFLSRQYAIDLVSFADTRQELGFKKELERYCSSVYLFFLPSLLRKLKGVKKMLSGGTISQGYFLCNAAADTIRQLIKKETYRAIFCFSSPTAEYVFKNISQIQNQKPRPILIMDFCDVDSDKWAQYASKASLPMKLIYNTEAKRLLAYEQKINQHFDASVFVSAQEAGLFKQKCVKYKKILSVSNGVDFDFFSKVPTPSKSGKTIMFAGAMDYYANIEGVTWFCHEILPLIRKKEPDASFIIVGSNPDQEVKKLGNIDGVTVTGFVEDIRTYYNKADICVIPLRIARGIQNKVLEAMSMEKAIVSTPQAFTGIEATPGTHLILAENKTKFANEVVSLLHNPAQADKLGKTARTLIEKKYNWNTCLNELEKLIAHSE, encoded by the coding sequence TTGAAAAAAAAGCTGTTGTATATCTGCCACAGGGTGCCCTACCCGCCTAACAAAGGCGATAAAATCAGAACCTTTAACGAGATTAAATTTTTATCCCGTCAATATGCTATTGATTTGGTCTCATTTGCAGATACCAGGCAAGAACTTGGCTTCAAAAAAGAACTGGAACGCTATTGCAGCAGCGTCTATCTTTTTTTTCTGCCTTCATTATTAAGAAAATTAAAAGGCGTTAAAAAAATGCTGTCCGGCGGCACCATCTCCCAGGGTTATTTTCTTTGTAACGCCGCGGCTGACACGATAAGACAACTGATAAAAAAAGAGACTTACCGGGCAATATTCTGTTTTTCTTCCCCAACCGCCGAGTATGTATTTAAAAACATTTCACAAATTCAAAATCAAAAACCCCGCCCTATACTGATTATGGATTTCTGTGATGTAGATTCTGATAAATGGGCTCAATACGCCTCCAAAGCGTCATTACCCATGAAATTAATATACAACACCGAGGCCAAGCGCCTGCTGGCATATGAACAAAAAATAAACCAGCATTTTGATGCATCTGTATTTGTCTCCGCCCAGGAGGCCGGCCTTTTTAAACAAAAATGCGTCAAATACAAAAAAATTTTATCTGTTTCCAACGGTGTCGATTTTGATTTTTTTTCAAAAGTCCCGACGCCATCGAAATCAGGAAAAACAATCATGTTTGCAGGAGCCATGGACTATTACGCCAACATAGAAGGCGTCACCTGGTTTTGCCATGAGATCCTTCCTTTAATCAGAAAAAAAGAGCCTGACGCATCATTTATCATTGTCGGCAGCAACCCTGACCAGGAGGTTAAAAAGCTGGGAAATATTGACGGCGTTACAGTGACAGGTTTTGTAGAAGATATCCGCACATACTACAACAAAGCAGATATTTGCGTAATCCCCCTGAGAATCGCAAGGGGAATTCAAAACAAAGTACTTGAAGCCATGTCAATGGAAAAAGCGATTGTATCAACCCCCCAAGCATTTACAGGCATAGAGGCAACCCCGGGAACACACCTCATCCTGGCAGAAAACAAAACAAAATTTGCCAATGAAGTGGTTTCACTGCTCCACAATCCTGCCCAAGCCGACAAATTGGGCAAAACAGCCCGTACACTAATAGAAAAAAAATACAACTGGAACACCTGCCTGAATGAGCTGGAAAAGCTCATAGCTCACAGCGAATAG
- a CDS encoding glycosyltransferase — protein sequence MTYLVSIIIPAYNEEKCLPLCLKSIFELDWPKQHLEVIVVDNGSTDNTRGIAESFNTTILRDDEKTVSGLRNLGVSRARGEIIAFVDADCIVDVNWLKCSEKYFDRPDLAAWGSPPDIPENPTWVQKAWYILRKKDSAVETVSWLESMNLFVKKQTFMDIGGFDESLVTCEDVDFSYRLSKHGKIISDQALKVRHLGEADTLRTFIKKELWRGRGNFHGLFRHGIKLSELPSLALPLYFGIFLPLLCLHMLIYPGIRTIPAALIALIIPGAAVLYKVRRKEGGFIGKCRLLILTYIYFVVRTIAVVPRRSR from the coding sequence ATGACCTATCTCGTATCCATAATCATTCCGGCATATAACGAAGAAAAATGTCTTCCGTTATGTTTGAAATCAATTTTTGAGCTGGACTGGCCAAAGCAGCACCTTGAAGTCATTGTTGTGGACAACGGCTCCACAGACAATACCCGAGGTATTGCAGAAAGCTTTAATACGACGATTCTCAGGGATGATGAAAAGACTGTTTCCGGCCTGAGAAATCTGGGGGTAAGCCGGGCCCGGGGAGAAATTATAGCCTTTGTAGATGCAGACTGTATTGTGGATGTAAACTGGCTTAAGTGTTCTGAAAAATATTTTGACCGCCCGGATCTTGCGGCCTGGGGGTCACCACCTGACATTCCAGAAAACCCCACCTGGGTCCAAAAAGCTTGGTATATCCTGCGCAAAAAGGACTCTGCCGTAGAAACCGTTTCCTGGCTTGAATCCATGAACCTTTTCGTGAAAAAACAAACTTTCATGGATATTGGTGGATTTGATGAAAGCCTTGTCACTTGCGAGGATGTGGATTTCTCCTACCGTTTATCAAAACACGGAAAAATAATTTCAGACCAGGCACTTAAAGTCCGGCATTTAGGAGAAGCCGACACGCTTAGAACCTTTATCAAAAAAGAGTTATGGCGGGGACGGGGGAATTTTCACGGATTATTCAGGCATGGCATCAAGCTCTCAGAGCTTCCCAGCCTGGCATTACCCCTATACTTTGGTATTTTCCTGCCGTTGTTGTGTCTTCACATGCTTATTTACCCGGGCATCCGTACCATACCGGCGGCCTTAATTGCGCTAATTATTCCCGGAGCGGCGGTTCTTTATAAGGTTAGAAGAAAAGAAGGCGGCTTCATCGGCAAATGCCGGCTCCTGATTTTGACATATATATACTTTGTTGTCCGAACCATTGCCGTAGTCCCAAGAAGAAGCAGGTAA
- a CDS encoding GNAT family N-acetyltransferase translates to MAQHNSQIKGVLPLVYFNVPLKKKSVSLPYCDAGGVLADDSATETLLLQHALKMCRPAKLVIRSARPFADFSPKKIMNSQKVRMILSLPQNSEELLVSLKAKVRSQVKKAYKNGLSSKLGSLNLLDEFYSVFSENMRDLGSPVHSKRWIKAILKTYGNRAHAAVVYMPDGEPAAAGIILCHPKMVSIPWASSLRRFNRSNPNMMLYWTFLKFASDNGYPTFDFGRSTPDEGTFRFKKQWGAEPSPLYWADLNYTPDPTNNHLCPIPDKDKNGTSTLRAMAESTITKMPISISTAFGSLTRKYITL, encoded by the coding sequence ATGGCACAGCACAATAGCCAGATAAAAGGTGTATTGCCGCTGGTATATTTTAATGTGCCGTTAAAAAAAAAGAGCGTTTCTCTGCCGTATTGTGACGCCGGGGGTGTGCTGGCTGATGACTCTGCCACCGAAACGCTATTACTGCAGCATGCATTGAAAATGTGTCGACCAGCAAAACTGGTCATCAGATCCGCCCGGCCATTTGCTGATTTTTCGCCCAAAAAAATTATGAACAGCCAAAAGGTAAGGATGATTTTATCCCTTCCCCAAAATTCAGAAGAATTATTGGTCTCATTAAAAGCCAAAGTGCGAAGCCAGGTAAAAAAGGCCTATAAAAACGGCCTGTCATCCAAGTTGGGATCTTTAAACCTCCTGGATGAATTTTATTCGGTCTTTTCGGAAAACATGAGGGATCTGGGGTCACCTGTTCACAGCAAACGATGGATAAAAGCTATCCTGAAAACGTATGGCAACAGGGCCCATGCTGCAGTAGTATACATGCCGGATGGAGAACCGGCCGCCGCCGGAATCATTCTGTGCCATCCCAAAATGGTTTCAATCCCCTGGGCGTCCTCTCTGAGACGGTTTAACCGCAGCAATCCCAATATGATGCTGTACTGGACTTTTTTAAAATTTGCTTCAGACAACGGCTACCCAACCTTTGATTTCGGCCGCTCCACGCCTGACGAAGGCACCTTTAGATTTAAAAAACAGTGGGGCGCCGAACCCTCCCCCCTTTATTGGGCAGATTTAAATTATACCCCGGACCCGACCAATAACCATCTTTGCCCGATTCCGGATAAAGACAAAAACGGAACATCAACCCTAAGGGCCATGGCAGAATCCACAATAACAAAAATGCCAATATCAATATCAACAGCCTTTGGTTCCCTGACAAGAAAATATATCACACTATAA